A window of Maioricimonas rarisocia genomic DNA:
CGAAACAGGTGGGCATGCGGTAATCGAGGAGGCTGCTGTTCCGCAGGTTTCCCTCGGCGTCATAGAAGTACTCTTCGTTGAGGGCCCAGCCAATCCCCTGGGCGGCTCCTCCCTGCATCTGTCCTTCGACGTATGCGGGATGAATGGCGGTGCCGGCGTCCTGCACAGCGGTGTACCGCAGAATGGTCACCTTGCCGAGGTCCGGATCGACCTCGACGTCCACACAGTGGGTGCCGAACGCATTGCTCGAAGCAGGGGCGGTGACACTCGTGGACGCAGTGACCGGTTCGCCCGATTTCTGGATGCGGTCGGCCAGTTCGCCAAACTCGAACCGCTTGCCGTCCGGTCCGCTGACGCCGCCGTCTTCGTACTCGACCTCTTCGGTCGTGACGCCCCAGATGCGGGCGGCGTGCTGGCAGAACTGATCGCGGATCTTCAGGCCGGCTTCGTAGGCAGCCAGGCCGGTGGCCAAGGTGACGCGACTGCCCCCGGTGACGTCGGTGTAGCCGACGCTGTCGGTATCGACGACTGAGGGATTGACGTCTTCCACCGGGATGCCGAGCGTCTCGGCGAGCTGCATCGCGATGCTGGTCCGGGTGCCGCCGATGTCGGTCGAGCCTTCGATCAGCGAGACCTTGCCGTCAGCATTGACGGTCACGGTGACCGAAGACTTCAGCCCGGCGTTGAACCAGAATCCGGAGGCGACGCCGCGACCGCGATTGGGACCTTCGAGCGGCGTGTTCCAGTGTTCCGAGTTCTTGACCGCTTCGAGCGTTTCGTAGAGCCCGATGCGGGGGAACCTGTACCCGTCGATGCGGCGGGTTCCCTCTTTCGCAGCATTCTGCATACGGAACTCGAGCGGGCAGATGCCGAGCTTCTCACAGATCTCCTCGATCACGGTCTCGACCGCGAATGCCGCGTTCGTCGATCCGGGAGCACGGTAGGCATTTGTGCGGGGCTTGTTGACGCAGACGTCGAAGCCTTCGACCCGGCCGGCCGGGATGTCGTAGCAGGCGAAGATGCACATGGAGCCGGCCCCGATCGGCGAACCGGGATAGGCTCCGGCTTCGTACGCCATCCATGCTTCGCCGGCGGTCAGGCGACCGTCCTTCGTGACGCCAAGCTTGACGCGGATGTAGGAACCGGGCGTCGGGCCGGTCGCTTCGAGGACGTCGGTCCGGTCCATGGTGACACGGACGGGACGACCGGACTTCTTGGAGAGCATTGCCGCGACCGGCTGCTCGTAGACCGAAATCTTGCCGCCAAATCCGCCGCCGATTTCCATCGGCACGACGCGGATGTTGCTGACCGGGACACCGACGAGTTCGGCACACTGCTGACGAACCGTGAAGGTCCCCTGCGTGCTGGTCCAGATGGTGATGTGGTCGTCGGCGTTCCAGAGGGCCGTTGAGGTATGCGGCTCGATGTAGCCCTGGTGGACCGTGGCCGTCCGGAACTCGCGTTCGATGACCAGATCGGCTTCGGCGAATCCCTTGTCGACGTCTCCCTTCTCGTGGCAGATCCGCTGCGCGACATTGCTGGGGGTCTCGGTGACCGCCTCACCCATCTCCTTCGTATAAATGTCGTCATGCAGCCGGGGCGCCTCGTCGGACATCGCTTCCCGCACGTCGAGAACGGGAGGGAGTTTCTCGTACTCGACTTTGATCAGCCGGGCGGCTTCTTCGGCGATGTGACGGTTGTCGGCGGCCACCGCGGCAACCGCATGGCCACGGTAAAGCACGCGATCCTTCGCGAGGACGTTCGTGGCCAGATGCTTCATGTTGACCGCCCCTTCCCCCAGTTCGGCAACGCGGTCACCGGGATCGGGCAGGTCGGCATTGGTGACGATCGCACGGACGCCGGGGACTTTCTCCGCGTCGGAGACGTCGATCGAGCGGATGCGGGCATGTGCGTGCGGGCTGCGCAGGATGAAGCCCTCGAGCTGACCGGTCAGCTTGATGTCGGCCCCGTATCGGGCCCGCCCCGTGACCTTGTCGACACCGTCGTGCCGGACAGGTCGGGTGCCGATGACGTTGTACTTGCGGGAGGTGTCGGGGGTCTGCTCGACGGTCGCCATGATGCCAGCTCTTTCGGTTTCATGCTGCCGGTCTACGGGGCCCTGCTGTCCTTGCGCTGACCGCGGAGGGCGCCCCTGCGGGAAGACCTCTTTTAGCCGCCGACGCGTCAGGGGTGCAAGTTCAGTCGGTCGCAGCCTGTTGCTGCGGCCCTTCCGGTTTTGCGTCCGGCCGGGAAATGCGGTTAGACTGGTGCTCCGTATTCCGAGTCTCTCGAATGCAGACGTTCTCCCATCCAACGACACCTGATGAGGGCTCGCCTCACAGGTGCCGGAATCCTGCAACCTCATGAGGAGTCGTGGCGTGTCCGTGAATTCACAGAGTCGTCGTCAGTTCCTGCAGACGAGTACCGCCGCCGCGGCGGGAAGCGTCATGCCGTACTGGTTCTCGAGCCGTCCGACGCTGGCACAGGAAGCGGCGAAGAGTCCGAACGAACGCCCGGTCGTCGGCTGCATCGGAACGGGCAGCCGCTGGCACGCCG
This region includes:
- a CDS encoding xanthine dehydrogenase family protein molybdopterin-binding subunit — protein: MATVEQTPDTSRKYNVIGTRPVRHDGVDKVTGRARYGADIKLTGQLEGFILRSPHAHARIRSIDVSDAEKVPGVRAIVTNADLPDPGDRVAELGEGAVNMKHLATNVLAKDRVLYRGHAVAAVAADNRHIAEEAARLIKVEYEKLPPVLDVREAMSDEAPRLHDDIYTKEMGEAVTETPSNVAQRICHEKGDVDKGFAEADLVIEREFRTATVHQGYIEPHTSTALWNADDHITIWTSTQGTFTVRQQCAELVGVPVSNIRVVPMEIGGGFGGKISVYEQPVAAMLSKKSGRPVRVTMDRTDVLEATGPTPGSYIRVKLGVTKDGRLTAGEAWMAYEAGAYPGSPIGAGSMCIFACYDIPAGRVEGFDVCVNKPRTNAYRAPGSTNAAFAVETVIEEICEKLGICPLEFRMQNAAKEGTRRIDGYRFPRIGLYETLEAVKNSEHWNTPLEGPNRGRGVASGFWFNAGLKSSVTVTVNADGKVSLIEGSTDIGGTRTSIAMQLAETLGIPVEDVNPSVVDTDSVGYTDVTGGSRVTLATGLAAYEAGLKIRDQFCQHAARIWGVTTEEVEYEDGGVSGPDGKRFEFGELADRIQKSGEPVTASTSVTAPASSNAFGTHCVDVEVDPDLGKVTILRYTAVQDAGTAIHPAYVEGQMQGGAAQGIGWALNEEYFYDAEGNLRNSSLLDYRMPTCFDLPMIDTIIVEVPNPDHPYGVRGVGEVPICPPPAAIGAAIANAVGVRMHELPMSPPRLLHEILAKRNA